In one window of Astyanax mexicanus isolate ESR-SI-001 chromosome 18, AstMex3_surface, whole genome shotgun sequence DNA:
- the brca2 gene encoding breast cancer type 2 susceptibility protein isoform X1, with amino-acid sequence MIEDFFHQIETELGPLSSDWFKELTAKASKDESFPGAVEHEALSRTEDGTFRAPQETPALESQMSSTPRLFRVRGPLSPDSVLGRSPNPGMQTPLSTLPWTDSSPCLFGSAKESQRFEEDSEPLKKHNYFGLLDTPKSSLVQDSSAKRISESLGAQLHPDLSWSSNFNTPGAMSPTVILTKKDAQPSPVSFLKDKEVIIVRKLFPSLSKGTESTSEITSTAHYNASLTEENAQTKGPDESFDNVEGLWRQTVPDAINDSDVRDTVESVLDGAEDVLSIFFSNSSSALRRVKSKERTKKRVNGVSEDVKPAALATQHSTDQTDQTLASNVDLDINSLNSSSTCTATEAKSPPKNKDFSQWSPLSLSQVSDAKAKQDCTSDLANKHLNFESVNSDSGEDALKDSITQLGQFNTCEVEKQKSSPDSYPEKSQLRSSLLAASPALTFSRKPRKFVYQVQSPFPPTKERKRNNAQESSLTTTDDLTGKHYREPFLTAENKKHIKDDPQTSDTVGDCLVHPKEPPVKQGNPGALNVDHGLDMTQLCNAFAEDFTQEISLEKSAVNTECDNDVHTMSTCMSDAIKIDEVQTKAESVLHSDDGAEHLEFPANHKEASALAEESINLTSRSRMENTLSESLKHENGYPAVFNDVSGLSSSCNDGADKYLYSGFKTANNKLIHVPPEAVMKAKATFEDFVDLEESMNTAVRSDGLNTGSGTALNSSVVSTWSSERYSHALNKPEREPTGNLLHGSLDVASGCTSTSYLPKTNDSGFKTASNRSITISSVNLEKAKDIFKELEVENLYKTDICPSSNSAELEIQVMKNAKVPKLDIKRNVDGNYVLTASQKADVTELCSMLEDADSQYEFTQFRQAKPCSKSMESSRSEREWDPEILSGIDFDDSFNCDTERQLPRKWPVRPDLPTQNGPVSNSMKNGEVFTQSKETPKAELSLNDYRLTLRSDGREMAKTPAVQTNTSEGNEPVCVGFKTARGNSVRISEKNLTKARSLFADLEDCVGKIGLKSDHNSVTAQVTTKQTKHNQNSPEACGDGLLCQKEKTKTETGIEPRSEENVRNGNTSLVTDNKDDVCKQICSTENPEDQDNPQGTKQNEKPDLLVDTRHCGFSTAGGKELKVSESSLLKAKKLLNKVSDQCEAVPSIKAPPNRVTTLKVANINLQPSVCSNSKVSENVFPHNLKMSCKSLTGNSKDQMFRNSESHHRLSEIEHQTTAKYQSTKSIQSSGFKMASCKGVSFSSSAIEKSRAIFRDLDSLIAEDGSNETKSMDENAKLHDEAERSQCKFANGFKMASGKGVSFSEGAFLKSKAFFKDCDADYPDHSQGKGDQSSVMDNCGFKALVGNTVHLPEIDSPNKEIVGLKDEATVLNKYVEKEFVPTSAPEILQFTSGCGFSTASGKMVSVSAEALQKAKAVLDDSSAASPCEIKADVSEEKNKKGVPKTDTYIPGRSLGFSTASGRKVAISDRALEKAKNLFASCEVEDLANNGITLNSAQTKPLGSEQTRCLGFSTASGKGVAVSEKTLKEAKAVFAGCEDILETADVHKPLKTGRVVEEKDKGSLNQSLTNREFQTCESANFRLSSGKCEEINNANKSNVKVEQFGFSTASGKGVSVSKSALKVAFEMFRDCDVQPITEEQHPVAQIDCPSSSDETRRHTTDTTTLSLSTQAIRDDSSLLNSHALSLNGCTMTQQKYLEQEAMACTKALLEDDFNEHSRSEPVEETVIRKCPTLAEQRSYEVIIGERKRTSDADLTGQPPLKRRLISEFDQISDGTRVCVPVKSSPNGTLTDRRVFKGNVHLKPNITHPSRNIMDQNASKALDGEKRRPSNPKAVIFIPPFQKNIKPTRKVPTNYVSRDNAKVPTMFIPPVKKNPMSNVLQGNSIQSCTDSDCEKLEKEDTLEVKPNTAGNHDSEPEKKEKEVEEDVRIEDRASVTCEEKDNESWSQSLELARDMQDMRIRKKKRQTIRPLPGSIYLAKTSGVTRISLREAVNNKCPLLHSQEKLYQYGVHCQVSQITAENAELFRFNFDDFFKREMFIDNTGVQLADGGWLIPDNRGTVGKEEFYKAMCDTPGVDPKLMSEAWVFNHYRWVVWKRACMERTFPEVMGGRCLTPEQVLLQLKLRYDTEVDNSRRSALKKIMERDDTPAKTLVLAVCGFAKSSSSPVNSEKAVGTPDSKTSESTAAIIWLTDGWYSIKALLDPPLSSMLQKGRLSIGGKVMIHGAELIGSQDACLPLEAPDSLMLKISANSTRRARWDSKLGFYKDPRPFSLPLSSLYSNGGVVGCVDVIVLRSYPTQWMEKRTGGVFVFRNERAEDREARRHSSAKQKTMELLFTRIQAQFEKEEEEKKKTRRRKRFRRCDIHSMQDGEELYEAMENDPAYVEAHLSAQQMEAVSSYRRVMADRRQVQLQERMQKSVQEAQESEGLCPNRDVTPVWKLTIADFSDLHSNCTYTLNIWRPSLELRSLLKEGCRYKAYYLSTSETKKRSGTANVQFTATKKTQFQDIEVCPEWLMANFPARQFTIFRDLQNSAFSSPCGEVDVVGYVISILDRQGASPVLYLVDDKFDFVSVRSFSSLVQLALEDLVKPLTLLAISNLQLRELSGPVPRLYAGEQALFSVNPKEAHLQEAMAHLKTFVQSYENFFSVAEEKLSNLLPSGSVKPAQSPRTLGLSSVPKLNSRINVTPQPPKVHSPFTPVSRRAPTPTDQTTEPKDPKSLKRKRGIDFLSRVPSPPPLNPLNILTSPNVKKTFNPPRRSETNRPARRDPAPSRRSASLAPSVEEQWVNDEELAMINTQTLLD; translated from the exons ATGATTGAAGACTTCTTTCATCAAATTGAAACAG AGCTTGGGCCTCTTAGTTCTGATTGGTTTAAAGAGCTGACAGCAAAAGCGTCTAAAGATGAAAGTTTCCCTGGGGCTGTGGAGCATGAGGCCTTGTCACGTACAGAAGATGGCACATTTAGAGCACCGCAGGAAACGCCAGCCTTGGAGAGTCAGATGTCTTCAACACCCAGATTATTTAGAGTCAGAGGTCCACTGTCTCCTGATTCAGTTCTTGGACGTTCCCCCAATCCAG GAATGCAAACCCCATTGTCAACTTTGCCGTGGACGGACTCAAGCCCATGCCTGTTTGGGTCAGCAAAAGAAAG CCAGAGGTTTGAAGAAGACAGTGAACCACTAAAGAAACATAACTACTTTG GTCTGCTCGACACTCCAAAAAGTTCGCTG GTTCAAGATTCATCTGCAAAACGCATCTCTGAGAGCCTTGGAGCTCAGCTACATCCCGATCTGTCGTGGAGCAGCAACTTCAACACACCAGGAGCAATGAGCCCTACAGTAATATTGA CGAAAAAAGATGCTCAGCCTTCACCAGTAAGTTTTCTCAAAGACAAAGAAGTCATT ATTGTACGGAAGCTCTTTCCATCCCTCTCAAAAGGCACAGAATCAACATCTGAAATTACGTCCACTGCGCATTACAATG CATCACTTACAGAAGAAAACGCCCAAACAAAAGGACCTGATGAATCGTTTGACAACGTGGAAGGTCTTTGGAGGCAGACGGTACCCGATGCTATAAACGACAGTGATGTCCGCGACACGGTGGAGAGCGTTCTTGATGGTGCTGAGGATGTTCTGTCCATCTTCTTCAGCAACAGCAGCTCAGCTCTGAGACGGGTTAAATCTAAAGAACGAACAAAGAAGAGGGTAAATGGTGTTTCTGAGGATGTTAAACCAGCTGCTCTGGCAACACAACACTCTACAGATCAGACAGATCAGACTTTAGCCTCAAATGTGGATCTTGATATAAACTCCTTAAACTCATCCAGTACATGCACTGCTACTGAAGCTAAAAGCCCTCCTAAAAACAAAGACTTCTCTCAGTGGTCTCCACTAAGTTTATCCCAAGTTTCAGACGCAAAAGCAAAGCAAGACTGCACTTCGGATTTAGCAAACAAGCACCTTAATTTTGAGTCTGTTAACAGTGATTCAGGAGAGGATGCTCTTAAAGACAGTATCACACAACTTGGCCAGTTTAATACTTGCGAAGTTGAGAAGCAGAAGAGCTCTCCTGATTCATATCCAGAGAAATCTCAGCTGAGAAGTTCCCTGTTGGCTGCATCTCCTGCACTGACCTTTTCCAGAAAACCCAGGAAGTTTGTGTATCAAGTGCAAAGCCCATTTCCACCAACCAAGGAAAGGAAGCGGAATAATGCACAAGAGTCCTCACTTACAACCACTG ATGATCTGACTGGAAAACACTACAGAGAGCCATTTCTTACTGCTGAgaacaaaaaacacattaaagaTGACCCACAAACATCAGATACTGTTGGAGACTGTTTGGTGCATCCTAAAGAACCTCCAGTTAAACAGGGTAATCCAGGTGCCCTCAACGTAGACCATGGCCTCGATATGACGCAGCTTTGCAACGCCTTCGCAGAAGATTTTACTCAGGAAATCAGTTTGGAAAAATCAGCTGTGAATACAGAATGCGACAACGACGTTCACACTATGTCAACTTGCATGAGTGATGCAATAAAAATAGATGAAGTACAAACTAAAGCAGAATCAGTGCTGCACAGTGATGATGGTGCAGAACACCTGGAATTTCCTGCCAATCACAAGGAAGCATCAGCTCTTGCAGAGGAATCAATCAACCTGACAAGCAGGTCAAGGATGGAGAATACACTTTCTGAAAGTTTGAAACATGAAAATGGCTATCCAGCCGTCTTTAATGATGTTAGTGGATTATCTTCATCTTGTAATGATGGTGCTGACAAGTACCTTTATTCTGGTTTTAAAACTGCAAATAATAAGCTTATACATGTGCCCCCTGAAGCTGTAATGAAGGCCAAGGCTACGTTTGAAGATTTTGTAGATTTGGAGGAAAGTATGAACACTGCAGTCAGATCAGATGGATTGAACACTGGATCAGGAACAGCATTAAACAGCTCAGTTGTTTCAACGTGGTCTTCAGAAAGATATAGCCATGCACTAAATAAACCTGAAAGAGAACCAACAGGTAATTTACTTCATGGAAGTTTAGATGTAGCCTCAGGGTGTACCTCTACTTCTTATCTACCAAAAACTAATGATTCTGGTTTCAAAACAGCCTCAAACAGAAGTATCACCATCTCCTCTGTTAATCTGGAGAAAgcaaaagacatttttaaggaaCTAGAGGTAGAAAActtatataaaactgatatatgtCCATCATCAAACTCTGCCGAGTTGGAAATCCAAGTTATGAAAAATGCCAAAGTTCCTAAACTTGACATCAAACGAAATGTTGATGGGAACTACGTTTTGACGGCATCACAAaaagctgatgtaacagaactgTGCAGTATGCTGGAGGATGCAGACAGCCAGTATGAATTTACTCAGTTCAGACAAGCAAAGCCTTGTTCAAAATCAATGGAAAGCAGTCGTTCTGAGAGAGAGTGGGATCCTGAGATACTGTCTGGTATCGACTTTGATGATAGTTTCAACTGCGATACAGAAAGACAACTGCCCAGAAAGTGGCCAGTCAGACCAGATCTGCCCACTCAGAATGGTCCTGTATCAAACAGCATGAAAAATGGGGAAGTATTTACTCAAAGTAAGGAAACGCCAAAAGCAGAACTTTCCTTGAATGATTACCGTTTGACTTTGAGGTCAGATGGTAGAGAGATGGCAAAGACTCCAGCAGTACAAACTAACACAAGTGAAGGAAACGAGCCAGTCTGTGTTGGCTTCAAAACAGCTAGAGGAAATTCTGTTCGTATCTCTGAGAAAAATCTGACCAAGGCGAGGAGTCTCTTCGCAGATCTGGAGGATTGTGTAGGAAAAATTGGTCTGAAGAGTGACCACAACAGTGTGACCGCACAAGTTACTACTAAACAAACTAAACACAATCAAAACTCACCTGAAGCTTGCGGTGATGGTTTGCTTTGCCAGAAggaaaaaactaaaactgaaactgGAATTGAACCCAGGTCAGAGGAAAATGTGCGTAATGGAAATACTAGCTTGGTCACAGATAATAAAGATGATGTATGCAAACAGATATGCAGCACAGAAAATCCAGAAGATCAGGACAATCCTCAAGGTACTAAACAAAACGAAAAGCCAGATTTACTGGTTGACACAAGACATTGTGGATTCAGTACGGCTGGAGGAAAGGAGTTGAAAGTTTCAGAAAGCTCTCTACTGAAGGCAAAGAAGCTTTTGAATAAAGTTTCTGACCAGTGTGAAGCCGTACCCTCAATCAAAGCCCCTCCAAATAGAGTGACTACTCTAAAAGTTGCCAATATTAATCTGCAGCCTTCTGTATGTTCTAATTCTAAAGTGTCTGAAAATGTATTTCCTCATAATTTAAAGATGTCTTGTAAATCTTTAACTGGAAATAGTAAGGACCAAATGTTCAGGAACTCTGAATCTCATCACAGATTGTCTGAAATAGAACATCAGACAACAGCTAAGTATCAGAGTACAAAATCCATACAAAGCAGTGGGTTTAAAATGGCCAGTTGCAAAGGAGTATCCTTTTCCTCAAGTGCTATCGAGAAGTCGAGGGCCATATTTAGAGACCTTGATAGCTTGATTGCTGAGGATGGCTCAAACGAGACCAAATCAATGGACGAGAATGCAAAATTGCATGATGAAGCAGAAAGAAGCCAGTGCAAATTTGCCAATGGATTCAAGATGGCGAGTGGTAAAGGGGTGAGCTTTTCTGAAGGAGCTTTTCTGAAATCAAAGGCTTTCTTCAAAGACTGTGATGCTGATTACCCAGATCACTCTCAAGGCAAAGGGGACCAGTCAAGTGTGATGGATAACTGTGGCTTCAAGGCACTTGTGGGGAACACAGTACATTTGCCTGAAATAGACAGCCCGAACAAAGAGATTGTAGGTTTAAAGGACGAAGCCACAGTTTTGAATAAATATGTCGAGAAGGAATTCGTTCCAACCTCAGCTCCTGAGATCCTTCAGTTCACATCTGGCTGTGGTTTTAGTACAGCCAGTGGTAAAATGGTATCTGTTTCAGCTGAAGCACTTCAGAAAGCTAAAGCTGTGCTTGACGATTCTAGTGCTGCTTCACCTTGTGAAATAAAAGCGGACGTTTCAGAAGAGAAGAATAAGAAGGGTGTTCCTAAAACGGATACTTATATTCCAGGAAGAAGCTTAGGCTTTAGTACTGCAAGTGGAAGGAAAGTGGCCATATCTGACCGTGCCCTGGAAAAAGCCAAGAATCTTTTTGCTAGTTGTGAAGTGGAAGATTTAGCAAATAATGGAATAACTTTGAATTCTGCACAAACCAAACCACTCGGCTCTGAGCAAACCAGATGTTTGGGGTTCAGCACTGCCAGTGGTAAAGGAGTGGCTGTGTCAGAAAAGACTCTGAAGGAGGCTAAAGCTGTGTTTGCAGGTTGTGAGGACATTTTGGAAACAGCTGATGTGCACAAGCCTCTAAAAACTGGACGAGTAGTTGAAGAAAAAGATAAAGGCTCTCTTAACCAGTCTTTGACTAATAGGGAGTTTCAGACGTGTGAATCTGCTAATTTTAGGCTTTCTAGTGGAAAATGTGAGGAGATAAATAATGCTAACAAAAGTAATGTTAAGGTTGAACAGTTTGGTTTCAGCACAGCCAGTGGAAAAGGTGTGTCAGTGTCAAAATCAGCCCTTAAGGTGGCATTTGAGATGTTCAGGGATTGTGATGTACAACCAATTACAGAGGAACAGCATCCAGTCGCCCAGATTGACTGTCCGTCATCAAGTGATGAAACTAGAAGACATACCACAGACACTACTACCTTATCGCTTTCCACACAAGCCATACGAGACGATTCCTCCTTACTGAACAGTCATGCATTGAGTCTTAACGGATGTACCATGACCCAGCAGAAGTATCTGGAACAGGAAGCTATGGCTTGTACTAAAGCCTTGTTGGAGGATGATTTTAATGAGCACAGTCGATCAGAACCTGTTGAGGAAACTGTCATCAGGAAATGTCCTACTCTCGCAGAGCAGAGGTCCTATGAGGTGATCATAGGAGAAAGAAAACGAACGTCTGATGCTGATTTGACAG GCCAACCTCCTTTGAAAAGAAGACTTATCTCAGAGTTTGACCAGATTTCCGATGGTACAAGAGTTTGTGTTCCTGTGAAAAGCAGTCCCAATG GAACTCTAACAGACAGAAGAGTCTTCAAAGGAAACGTTCACTTGAAGCCCAATATTACTCATCCATCCAG GAACATCATGGATCAAAATGCTTCAAAAGCTTTAGACGGCGAAAAAAGAAGACCATCAAACCCCAAGGCTGTGATCTTTATACCTCCATTTCAGAAGAATATTAAACCAACAAGAAAAGTGCCAACAAATTATGTTTCCAGAGATAATGCCAAAGTGCCCACTATGTTCATCCCACCAGTTAAGAAGAACCCAATGTCAAATGTTCTTCAGGGGAACTCAATACAAAGTTGTACTGATTCTGACTGTGAAAAACTGGAAAAGGAGGATACTCTAGAGGTGAAGCCAAACACAGCTGGGAATCATGATTCTGAGCCtgagaagaaggagaaagaagTCGAGGAAGATGTAAGAATAGAGGATCGGGCCTCTGTAACTTGTGAAGAAAAAG ATAATGAGTCCTGGTCGCAGTCTTTGGAGTTAGCGCGGGATATGCAGGATATGAGAATTCGAAAGAAGAAGCGCCAAACCATTCGACCTCTACCTGGCAGCATTTACCTGGCTAAGACTTCTGGGGTGACCAGGATCTCACTGAGAGAGGCTGTAAATAATAAGTGCCCACTTCTGCACTCTCAGGAAAAG CTTTATCAGTACGGTGTACACTGCCAAGTCTCCCAGATCACAGCTGAAAACGCAGAGTTATTCAGGTTCAACTTTGATGACTTCTTCAAACGTGAGATGTTCATAGACAACACTGGTGTCCAACTCGCTGATGGTGGCTGGCTGATCCCAGATAACAGAGGAACCGTAGGCAAGGAGGAGTTTTACAA AGCGATGTGTGACACTCCTGGTGTCGACCCCAAACTGATGAGTGAAGCCTGGGTGTTTAACCACTATCGGTGGGTAGTATGGAAACGGGCCTGCATGGAAAGGACATTTCCAGAAGTGATGGGTGGACGGTGTCTCACTCCTGAACAAGTCCTTCTGCAGCTTAAACTCAG ATATGACACTGAAGTGGACAACAGTCGAAGATCAGCTCTGAAGAAGATCATGGAAAGGGACGACACCCCGGCGAAGACTTTAGTGCTGGCTGTGTGTGGTTTTGCCAAATCCAGCTCCAGTCCAGTGAATTCAGAGAAAGCTGTAGGAACCCCTGATTCTAAGACGTCAGAGTCGACTGCCGCTATCATATGGCTCACTGATGGCTGGTATTCCATTAAAGCCCTGCTGGATCCACCGCTCTCTTCAATGCTGCAAAAGGGCCGTCTCAGCATTGGAGGGAAAGTTATGATCCATGGGGCGGAACTGATTGGCTCTCAAGATGCTTGCCTTCCTTTAGAGGCTCCTGATTCACTCATGCTGAAG aTTTCAGCTAACAGCACGAGACGAGCCCGCTGGGACTCCAAACTGGGCTTCTATAAAGACCCTCGACCCTTCTCCCTTCCTCTATCCTCACTGTACTCTAATGGAGGAGTCGTGGGCTGTGTGGACGTCATTGTATTGAGGAGCTACCCAACTCAG TGGATGGAGAAAAGGACTGGTGGAGTGTTTGTGTTTCGCAATGAGCGAGCTGAAGACCGAGAGGCCAGACGCCACAGCAGCGCCAAGCAAAAGACCATGGAGCTCCTGTTCACAAGGATTCAAGCCCAGTTTGAGAAAGAGGAGGAAG AAAAGAAGAAaaccagaagaagaaaaagatttCGTCGCTGTGATATTCACAGCATGCAGGATGGGGAAGAACTTTACGAAGCGATGGAGAACGATCCAGCTTATGTGGAG GCTCACCTGAGTGCACAGCAGATGGAGGCTGTGAGCAGTTACAGGCGTGTAATGGCTGATCGCAGGCAGGTGCAGTTGCAGGAGCGCATGCAGAAGTCTGTGCAGGAAGCGCAGGAATCTGAGGGCCTCTGTCCAAACAGAGACGTTACACCTGTCTGGAAACTCACCATCGCTGATTTCAGTGACCTGCACAGCAACTGCA CATATACACTGAATATCTGGCGCCCTTCACTGGAACTGCGCTCCTTACTGAAGGAGGGCTGCAGATATAAGGCCTATTACCTGTCCACATCTGAGACCAAGAAACGCTCAGGCACAGCCAACGTTCAGTTCACTGCCACCAAGAAAACACAGTTTCAGGATATTGAG GTTTGTCCGGAGTGGTTAATGGCGAATTTTCCTGCAAGACAGTTTACTATCTTCAGAGATCTTCAGAACTCTGCATTCAGTTCTCCATGTGGAGAGGTTGATGTTGTCGGATATGTCATCTCTATCTTAGACAGACAag GTGCCTCTCCAGTTTTGTATTTGGTGGATGACAAGTTTGACTTTGTCTCCGTGAGAAGCTTCAGCAGTCTGGTCCAGCTAGCTCTGGAGGACCTGGTAAAACCATTAACTCTCTTGGCTATAAGCAACTTGCAGCTGCGGGAGCTCTCTGGTCCTGTTCCAAGGCTTTATGCTGGAGAACAAGCTTTATTCTCTGTAAACCCCAAAGAAGCCCACTTGCAGGAAGCTATGGCTCATCTGAAGACCTTTGTCCAG AGTTATGAAAATTTCTTCAGTGTCGCTGAGGAAAAGCTCTCAAACTTGCTTCCGTCTGGTTCTGTGAAGCCCGCACAGTCCCCAAGAACTCTAGGACTGTCATCTGTGCCCAAGCTGAACAGCAGAATCAAT GTAACGCCCCAGCCGCCAAAAGTTCACTCTCCCTTCACGCCAGTGTCCAGGAGAGCTCCTACACCCACCGATCAAACCACCGAGCCTAAAGACCCCAAGAGTCTGAAAAGAAAGAGAGGTATAGACTTCCTGTCACGTGTCCCTTCTCCACCACCTCTCAATCCTCTCAACATCCTCACTTCTCCCAACGTCAAGAAGACGTTCAACCCACCCAGAAGGTCCGAGACGAACCGGCCAGCCCGCAGAGATCCAGCTCCATCCCGTCGTTCTGCTTCACTTGCTCCATCTGTGGAGGAGCAGTGGGTGAATGATGAGGAACTGGCCATGATTAACACTCAAACCCTGCTAGACTGA